GGCAAACTGGCAGCGGCCGGGATCGTAAGCGGCACGATGGTGGCACCGAAAGACACAACCCTGAAAGGAGTCGTGCCACTCATCCACATTCACGCGCTGCCGGACCAGAAAGTACCCGTACACGCCGGGGGCGCTGGTATCGGGAATTATGTTTTTCCGCCGGCAGTGGAAGGTATCAACTACTGGGTAAAAAGGAATCAATGTGCCACCGAACCGGCCGTTGAACAAAGGCAGGGCTATGAAATAACGAGCTGGAAAAATGCAGCGGGTGTCGTTGTCATGCAACGTTACCTCACCCAGGATGGCGGCCATGCCTGGCCATCCGCTCCCCCACAGGGCCGCAGGGGCGACACGCCGTCGAAGGTAATAAACGCCACTCATCTCATCTGGGATTTTTGTGACCGCTTTTCACTACCCTGATTTTCGCAGGTGAAGCCGCACACCAGCCTCTAAAAACAACGGCGTGAACCTCCGGGGAAACGCACAGTACCCATTCAACAACGATGGCGCGCAACCCACGAAAACTGCCAATAAACAAAACGAGGCTGCATCAAAAGTAATTTGATGGCTATGAGAATCGCTTAAACGAAAATGCGCTACGTCGCCTACCTAATAAAAGCGGGTAGAAATTACTTTTGATACAGTCTCATCTTCATTAACCTAAGTCCTGTAAGCCTTCAACACATTCATCACCCACGACTTACCCCACTGCTCCATCTGCTCCTCCGTCCATAAAGCCGGGAAGAAAATACGCTTCTGGAACCGGGGCGGCAGGTACTTTTGCCAGTTGGTACCGCCGGTAGCAGCAATATCTACCGGGTCGCGCTCGAGGTAACGTACGGCTGATTTATAATGAGAAAGTGGCCACTCTACATTGACGAACAGGTCGAGTTTACGCAGCTCCTCTTCTACCACAGTTAAGTCATCACCCTGTTCTTTAAGCCTGGTATATAAGGCAGAAAAGTTAGTGAGGGTAACGCTCTCCGCCAGCTTGAACAGCTGCCCGGAATACTTGGCGATAAACTGCTGCAGGGTAAGGGTTTGTTTGCCGGTCGACAGCTCCGACGCGCCGTACTTCCAGTAAATATTATCAAACTGCTCGTCCAGCGACGCCCCCTTCAAATCCTCGCGTTTGCTCAACGTCACCAGCCGCGCCATGTCCGTACAGTAAATTTCAATCATCCTGTATTGCCCGGACTGGAAGCCGCT
This genomic interval from Chitinophaga horti contains the following:
- a CDS encoding tryptophan 2,3-dioxygenase family protein; the protein is MEITPEIKDRLLRLQEKYAAMGQDILAYLDGLLYADYLTYWDYIHLDTLLSLQQPKTSYPDEEIFIMYHQITELHFKLVLHECKQISQHPQLTPEFFATRLKRINAYFTALVSSFDIMVDGMDKDQFLKFRMALLPASGFQSGQYRMIEIYCTDMARLVTLSKREDLKGASLDEQFDNIYWKYGASELSTGKQTLTLQQFIAKYSGQLFKLAESVTLTNFSALYTRLKEQGDDLTVVEEELRKLDLFVNVEWPLSHYKSAVRYLERDPVDIAATGGTNWQKYLPPRFQKRIFFPALWTEEQMEQWGKSWVMNVLKAYRT